Genomic window (Spirosoma sp. KCTC 42546):
CGGATTCAGGGCTTTTTCGATGAATTCATCCCGGATATTCTGAAGCTGGATGAGCTGGACAAAGTGGTGCAGGCCAACGATGGCGATTCGATTTTGGTTGCGCAAAAACTGGCGATTCAATTGGGCGTAGCCGTCGGAATTTCATCGGGTGCGAACCTGATTGGCGCGATCAATCTTCAGCGCGAAATGGGCCCCGATGCCCGCGTCGTGACCATTCTGTGCGATAGCAACAAAAAATACCTCAGCACCGATCTAGTTAAGGAAGAACCAATAAAACCTGGCTACATGGCCCCCGATATTGAGTTTACCGACTACCGACCCATCAGCCGATTGCTGGTAGGAAGGCCGGGAGTATTTTAACTACGTTTGTTCTTCCGACGATTGAATGACTCTCAAGCATTCTATTATCAGAAGAACAAACGAAACACCATAACCCTGAGCGAATTCTGTTTTAAAGAAACAAATTAGGGTAATCTGAAATGATACCGTCGACACCTAACTGGATGAGGCTGTCTATGTCAACTTTGCTGTTTACTGTCCAGGGAATAATCACCATACCTTGCTGATGGCAGGCTTTTACAACCTCTGCGGTTACCGTTTTGTAGTATGGACTGTACGCATGCGGAGTGAAACCCAATGTAGCTAAATTATCAGCCAGTGATTTGGCATTGGCTGTCAGGTAAGACAGAGGAATTTCAGGCGATTGCTTATGGATCAACTGCAACGGACGAACATCGAACGATTGGATAGTCAGTTGCTTACCCAAGTTCTTAGCTTTGCAAACCGTCAGTACCAGCTCGACAAATTCCTTTGGTTCCGGATGATACACCCCATCCGTAGTCGGCATTGACTTAATCTCGATATTGAATAGCGGCAAGGGTATCCCTTTCGCTTTGGCGTAGGTATTCACCGAGTCGATCAGGTTGGCAAGCAGCGGTTTGTAGGCCGGGAATTTCTGCTGCTGCCCGAACTGAGGATGCGGTTTACTACCTACATCGAACTTCTTTATCTCGGCGTACGTCAGCTGATACAAATTAAGCTGCTTCTGCTCCTCTGCCGTAACCGGCTTGCCGTCTGGTTTCAGCGCGATGTCTGCCGACATATACGTATCATGCGATACAACCACCTGTTTGTCTTTCGAGATCACGACATCCAACTCCAGTGTTTGAACACCCAGGTCGAGCGCTTTTTTCATTGCCGGAATGGTATTTTCTGGCATGAGCCCCCGGCAACCCCGGTGCCCCTGACGATCCAATTTGGGTTGAGCCATCAGCACCTGCGAACACAACAGCAACCCCAATACGCTTATATTTTTCATGGTCTGATCGGGTTGGATTCTTAAAAACTATAACGGGCACCCAGTTGAAGTTGATACGGATCACCCGATGGCGTTACCACACCTGCCGTATTTACCCGGTATACAAACTGTTGATTCGTCTTATCAAATCCGGCAATAGCCGGGGTAGTTGATGTGGCTGGAATACCCAATGCATATAACGCCTGGGTACCCAACGACTTATTGGCACCCCAGGTCTTATTCAGCAGGTTGGCAAAGTTGAACACATCTGCCGATAGCTCAAGGGTGTGCGTTTTATACAATCGAAAACGTTTGCTGGCCCGAATATCGAATATGCCATAAAAGCCGTTGATGCCTCCATTCCGCTCCGCAATTTTACCCGAGTAAGCATTGATATAATTCTTGATACTCTGACTCGCGTCGGGATTATCCAGAATGGCCTGTAACCCTGTTTTTACATTAGCAGGAACTGCTTCACTATTTCTGTCGAAAATAAAGGCCAGGTCATTCGTTCCGGCAACGAAATCGGCATTGCTGTTGGCACCCGATAATAACGTATACCGCGTTCCGCCAATTCCCGAATACCGAATGCCCACCGTAATACCCAGGAAGCTGGGTAAGGTACCGTAGAAGACAACCTTATGACGGAACTGATTATCAGAATACGACATTTTAGTAAGGTCCCGTGGGTCATCTTTAACAGGTAAAGACAGCGTAGCCGTATTGGCTACGTTTCCGTTGAACGATGTATTGTCTTTCGTATCATTCCAGGTATAGCTTACCGAAAACTCAGCATCTTTATAGTACTGGTAGGTAGCGTCGGCAACGAGGGCAAACTGATTAACTTTCCCCTGGCTGTTCAGCTCCAATACCCGGCCTAGTTTCTGACTAATACGCCCCTGCAGCCAGTCACCTGCACCGTTTGTTGGCATTGTGCTTAGTGGCACATACACCCCCCGATTGTCTTCATTGGCCAATCGAAAAAATGGATCGGTCACCATGTTCCGATCGACATACATGTAGTTATGACGAGCCAGACTAGCGTATCCAGCAATACCCACTTTTAACTTATCGGTCAGGTAACGGCTATACGAGAGGTTGGCTTTGTACAGAACAGGTGTGCGGGCATCGGCCCCGGTCATGTTAATGGTAGGGAGTTGAAAAGCATCCAGTGATGGAATGCTGTTGTAGTTAGCCCGATAGGCTGCGAAATCAGGCGTTGGGATATTTGGTGCCCGGACATCTACCGTAGCCAGGTGTTTCCCATCGAACGTAAGGTTATTGATAACCACATAGTTGTTGATATCGGAAGCAAATACCCCCGCCCCGAAACGAACAAAATCCGTATGATTTTCATTGACATCCCAGGTTAACTGCAAGCGCGGTTGCACAACAAAGGATTTAAGTTTATTGTCGGTGCGAAGTTTAAGCTCATCAAATACCAGTTGATTCAAAGGAGACGATGGATAGTGAGCGTAGTCGAAACGTAAGCCAGCCGTCATCTCCAGGCCCAGCGCCAGTTTCGTGCTCATTTGACCGTAAAGTCCAGCATTCAGGGTTTTACCAACAACACTGGGGTCGGCTACCAGCGGCACCTCCCGATAATAGCGGTAGGGCTGTAGTTTCTCAAACTTATCCAGGGCCGTCAGCCCGGCAGCGGCATCGACGGTATAGTGGAATCGACCGTTTACTTCACTACCGTACAACGAGTGAGCCCGCGTATACATCAGGTCAAGGCCAAATGTGTACTGGATTTTGTCCGTATTATAATACAGATTATCAACCAGTTGCAGCACATTATTATCAAAACCCTCCTGCGCAAACCGGTGGCCTCCCATCTGGATGTTTGTAGACCGGGTGGCACCAGCAATCGTTGATGTAACCCCTTCCACAATAGCTCTGGGAATATTAGCCGCTGGTAATTGATCGCCAGGGCTACTTTTCTGGTAGGTGTACAGGTGTTGAAGTTTCAGTTCGTTCGTAACCTTTGGCGTCAGCGAGGTGCGCAGCGTAGCCAACAGACTGTTATCCCAGTTAAAATCATTCCCTGTCGATTCGTAGATGTTGATGGTCGTATTATCGACCAGCCCAAGCTTGTTCAAATCCCGGGTGTAGTTATTTCGAATCGTCAGCAGGTTATTCCGATTGATCTGCCAGTCGATCCGGGCAAAAGCGGCATCAGAACTCCGGGGCTTATCAAATGAACCATACTGGGGTGTATTGGCAGTTCCGTATTTAGTCCGGGCAATGTCCACAAATCTGTCGAGGGTAGCTCTGGTTACATTGAACCGGGTCTCATCAGCGGCAGACTGCACGTCTGCAATAATCAGCGGGCGCGAGTCCTGCTGGTGATCCCAAACGAGAAAATAATGTAGTTTATCCTTGATGATAGGGCCACCCAGCGAAAAGCCAAACTGATTGGTTGAAAAGTTAATTTTGCGATCGTTCCCCCGGATATCATACGGGCTTGACAGCCAATTGGCGCGCGTATAATTGAATATACTGCCACTCAATTTGTTAGTACCTGCTTTTGTAACTGCGCTCACGGTACCCCCGCCACTACGTCCGTAAATAACATCGTACTGGTTGGTAACCACTTTAAATTCCCGAACGGCTTCGATAGAAATCGAGTAAGGCGCACCGCTTCGGCTCGTGGTTGCCCCCGCAGAAGTCGGGTTTTTGGCATTCATGCCATCAATGGTGTAGTTGGTTGATGACCCAAGCTGCCCCGAAATGTTACCTCCTCTACTTAATGGGGACAAGTCCATTAAGGACGTAAAATTTCGTCCGTTGACCGGAAGAGAAGCAATTGACTTAGCCGAAATGGCAGTGGCGGCTCCCAGATTTTCAACTTTGTTTTTGAGACCAGAGGCCACTACCTGGACAACCTCAAGAGTCTGGCCATTCTCCTCCATGTTGAGGTTTACCCGGATAGCATCGCCCTGATTCAGAGCATAGCCTGTTCGTTCCTGATTGCCAAATCCAACAAATGTAGCGAGTACTGTATAAGGCCCGCCCAATGGTAATTCCTTAAATGAGTATTCGCCCTTTGCATTCGTTACCGTTCCAGTTGTAAATCCGGTCGATTCGTTTCGAACCTGAACGGTAGCCCCCGGCAAGGGCGACTTTTGTTTCTCTGAAATAATGCCTGAAATGGAAGCCTGGGTTGTTTGCGCTGCTGTTTTATTGATGAAGTAGACCGAAAAGAGAAATAGCCAGAAGGCAGTACGTATATATTTTTTCATGCGGCAGATAAGTAAAAATTTCCGACCGCAAAGAGAGTATTCCTACGTTTCTTTAACGTTATTTTAATATTACTAAATCATCATTTTTACAGCATTTAGCTAACCGAATACTACATAAAAATAATTAGCGTATAAACGTCAATTTGTTAGTGAATGACTACACCGAATCGGTCTAGTCACCACCTATGTTTACACAAAAAGCCGACCCTGACGAAACAGGGTCGGCTTTTTGTGTAAACATGTGGCCTTTATTACTTCATCGCGATAACACGACTAGGTGCCTGTGGTTGTTGGGTAGAGATTGTTACACTATGCATCGTTTTTTCGACACCGCTTGTAATCTCTACCTGATAAACGCCATCGGGCAAATCACTCAGATTCAGTCGGGTGCGGTATTTGCTTTCGTTTTTACCCAGGTGTTTGCTATATAAAACTTCACCGGCTGTATTCGTAAAGCGAATGTCTACAGCACTACCGGCTTGCTTATCCAGTGCAATGCTAAGTTTACCGCTATTCGTTGTGTAGATGGCCGATTGGTAGGAACCTTCAGACGATGGACGACCACCTGGATTGGTTTCAGCGAACGATGCGGCCGATGTAACAAAACCCAGTGTAAGAGCGAATGCGAGTGATTTGATAAGCGTTTTCATGATGTTTATGTTTTATGTTGTTGTTTACCGTTTAGCAGGATTGTTCCCGATTGATGAATCAAAGGTATAGGCTATAGATGGTACTATGCATTACAAACTACTGGAACGGTTAGCCGGCTTGATGAGTGGCAGGAAACTAAGGATGGTTGAGCGAACAGGATGGTTGGTTGAGCGTACGTTTTCGTTAAACTTCTGTTAAAAGCGAGCCGGTTCGCTCTATTTCGTGTTAAACAGGTAGCTGAGGTATTGTTAACTACCATGAATCAACGGTATGGAGAACACAGACACCCAGGTTCAACTTGAGCCGTTTCGGGCTAAATGGACGGCTGACGACGTAAAACATCTGCTCCGACGGACAATGTTCGGAGCGAAACCCGACGACGTTTCGCATATACAGACGCTCTCGCTCCGCAAGGCTCTCAACGAATTGCTGGCCGATGAGCCCGCCCCTACCCCACCTATCAATAACTACAACGATGATAAATTCACCGATGATGAAATCATGCCCGGCGAAACCTGGACAACATCCATTAACTATGATGGCATGAATAACGGTCGGCGGAAAAACTCGTTCAAAGCGTGGTGGCTGGGACTGATGCTGAGTCAAACCCCTACTCTCCGCGAAAAGATGGTAGTATTCTGGCACAATCATTTCGTTACGGAGACTAACATGGTTGACAATGCTCTGATGTGCTACCGGAATAACGCATTGATCCGTACGCACGCGCTGGGCAATTTCAAAGACCTGGTAAAGGCCATGACGAAAGACCCCGCCATGCTGAAATACCTGAACGGTACATCCAACAACAAAAAAGCACCCGACGAAAATTACGGTCGCGAATTGCAGGAGTTGTTTACCGTGGGGAAAGGACCCGGCTCGCACTATACCGAAGCGGATGTAAAAGCAGCCGCCAAAGTCTTGACCGGCTTTCGGAATGATACCACTACGTTCGTTAGTCTGTTTGATCCCGGTCGGCATGATAGTAGTGATAAAGTGTTTTCGGACTTTTATCAGAACACAACAATCAAGGGCCGACGAGGTCCAGAAGGTGAACAGGAACTGGACGATCTGCTCACCCTGATTTTTGCGCAGGACGAAGTAGCACGCTTTATCTGCCGAAAACTCTACCGGTATTTCGTCTATCATCAGATCGACACCGATACCGAAGCAACTATTATTACACCTCTGGCGGCCGTTTTTCGAAAAAACAACTACGAGATCAAACCGGTGCTGCGTGACTTGTTAGGGAGCCAGCATTTTTTTGCCGCAACCAATCGGGGAGCCCTCATTAAAAGTCCGCTCGATTATACCGTGGGGCTTTGCCGGGAATATGGGATCACATTCCCCGACGCCACCAACTATACCGATCAGTATGGGTTGTGGTTAGCCATCCAGAACCAAACCGCCAGCATGCAACAGAATATCGGAGATCCACCGAATGTAGCCGGTTGGCCCGCTTATTATCAGGAACCCATGTTCGATAAACTCTGGGTAAACTCCGATACGCTCCCCAAACGCAATGTATTTTCGGACAACATGACCAACGGCAACATTGGTCGTAATGGAAAGAAATTGATGATCGATGTAGTCGCCTTTACGCAGTCCTTACCCAACCCCGCCGATCCGGTGGCACTTATTGATGATGCCGTCCGGCGACTCTATGCTATTGAGTTGCCGGATAAAGACAAGCAATATATCAAAACCAGCATTTTGCTATCAGGCTTACAGGGCGGCATGTCGGATCACTACTGGACGCAGGCCTGGCAAAACCTGACTGTCACGCCCGATGATGCAGCTAATAAAACCAACGTAATAAAGAAGTTAAAAAGCCTGTACAAATACCTGATGAATTTGCCTCAGTATCAACTAACATAAGGAGTAGCGGGAGGAAGGGGATGAAGGGAGAATGAACAAACCCTTTTCGTCCCCTTCCTCCCACTACTCACTTTCCTCCTTTTTATGCAACGCCGAAACTTCCTAAAACATACGGCCATGGCTGGGGTCATGTTACCCCAGTTCCTGAATGGCTATTCGGTTCGGGCTATGGCCCAGTCATCGTTAATGCCCGCTATTGGGCATGATATACCGAATGATCGGGTACTGGTGCTTATTCAGTTGGTAGGTGGTAATGATGGACTGAACACGGTTATTCCTGTCGACCAGTATGGCGCTTATCAGGCTGCCCGGCCCAACATTGCATTGCCGCAAACCAAAATCTTAAAACTGAATGGATTTGATGCAACGGCTCTGCACCCTGCCCTGTCCGACATTCAGCAGTTGTTCAATGACGGGAAAGCCGGTATTGTTCAGTCAGTTAGCTACCCCAAGCCAAATTTCTCCCATTTCCGGGCCACCGATATCTGGATGACCGGCTCCGACTCCGATAAAATCCTGAATACCGGCTGGGCCGGACGCTACCTGAACGACTCGTTTCCGGGTTTCCCCGAAAAATATCCGACGCAGACTATGCCTGATCCACTAGCGATCCAGATAGGTTCGGTCATTGCATCGGCCTTTCAGGGACCAGCGTTTCCGATGGGATTAGCGATCAGTAATCCGGCTTCTTTTTATGATCTCGTCGAAGATAAAACCGAAACAACGCCGAATACGCGATGGGGAGATCAGTTGGCTTATCTGGAAAAAGTCTCCCAGAAAACGGACCAATATGCGGGTGTGATCAAGAAAGCGGCCCAAAGCATCACCAGACAATCAGATAAGTACCCGGCTCCGGGCAAAAACCCCCTTGCCGACCAGCTCAAAATTGTAGCCCGGCTCGTAGCGGGTGGGCTCCGCACAAAAGTATACCTGGTGAGCACCGGCAGTTTTGACACCCATGCCAAACAGGCCGAGCCCGACGATACCACAACAGGTAACCACGCTCAACTACTCCGA
Coding sequences:
- a CDS encoding T9SS type A sorting domain-containing protein — encoded protein: MKTLIKSLAFALTLGFVTSAASFAETNPGGRPSSEGSYQSAIYTTNSGKLSIALDKQAGSAVDIRFTNTAGEVLYSKHLGKNESKYRTRLNLSDLPDGVYQVEITSGVEKTMHSVTISTQQPQAPSRVIAMK
- a CDS encoding TonB-dependent receptor, which gives rise to MKKYIRTAFWLFLFSVYFINKTAAQTTQASISGIISEKQKSPLPGATVQVRNESTGFTTGTVTNAKGEYSFKELPLGGPYTVLATFVGFGNQERTGYALNQGDAIRVNLNMEENGQTLEVVQVVASGLKNKVENLGAATAISAKSIASLPVNGRNFTSLMDLSPLSRGGNISGQLGSSTNYTIDGMNAKNPTSAGATTSRSGAPYSISIEAVREFKVVTNQYDVIYGRSGGGTVSAVTKAGTNKLSGSIFNYTRANWLSSPYDIRGNDRKINFSTNQFGFSLGGPIIKDKLHYFLVWDHQQDSRPLIIADVQSAADETRFNVTRATLDRFVDIARTKYGTANTPQYGSFDKPRSSDAAFARIDWQINRNNLLTIRNNYTRDLNKLGLVDNTTINIYESTGNDFNWDNSLLATLRTSLTPKVTNELKLQHLYTYQKSSPGDQLPAANIPRAIVEGVTSTIAGATRSTNIQMGGHRFAQEGFDNNVLQLVDNLYYNTDKIQYTFGLDLMYTRAHSLYGSEVNGRFHYTVDAAAGLTALDKFEKLQPYRYYREVPLVADPSVVGKTLNAGLYGQMSTKLALGLEMTAGLRFDYAHYPSSPLNQLVFDELKLRTDNKLKSFVVQPRLQLTWDVNENHTDFVRFGAGVFASDINNYVVINNLTFDGKHLATVDVRAPNIPTPDFAAYRANYNSIPSLDAFQLPTINMTGADARTPVLYKANLSYSRYLTDKLKVGIAGYASLARHNYMYVDRNMVTDPFFRLANEDNRGVYVPLSTMPTNGAGDWLQGRISQKLGRVLELNSQGKVNQFALVADATYQYYKDAEFSVSYTWNDTKDNTSFNGNVANTATLSLPVKDDPRDLTKMSYSDNQFRHKVVFYGTLPSFLGITVGIRYSGIGGTRYTLLSGANSNADFVAGTNDLAFIFDRNSEAVPANVKTGLQAILDNPDASQSIKNYINAYSGKIAERNGGINGFYGIFDIRASKRFRLYKTHTLELSADVFNFANLLNKTWGANKSLGTQALYALGIPATSTTPAIAGFDKTNQQFVYRVNTAGVVTPSGDPYQLQLGARYSF
- a CDS encoding DUF1501 domain-containing protein; translated protein: MQRRNFLKHTAMAGVMLPQFLNGYSVRAMAQSSLMPAIGHDIPNDRVLVLIQLVGGNDGLNTVIPVDQYGAYQAARPNIALPQTKILKLNGFDATALHPALSDIQQLFNDGKAGIVQSVSYPKPNFSHFRATDIWMTGSDSDKILNTGWAGRYLNDSFPGFPEKYPTQTMPDPLAIQIGSVIASAFQGPAFPMGLAISNPASFYDLVEDKTETTPNTRWGDQLAYLEKVSQKTDQYAGVIKKAAQSITRQSDKYPAPGKNPLADQLKIVARLVAGGLRTKVYLVSTGSFDTHAKQAEPDDTTTGNHAQLLRRVSEAVGAFMDDLKGLNAADRVMGMTFSEFGRRIKSNASGGTDHGAAAPIFYFGNGVKAGIIGTNPQLPTSATANDNIAMQHDFRSVYATVLQQWLNLPATDIQTVLMGQFPLLPMV
- a CDS encoding glycerophosphodiester phosphodiesterase, yielding MKNISVLGLLLCSQVLMAQPKLDRQGHRGCRGLMPENTIPAMKKALDLGVQTLELDVVISKDKQVVVSHDTYMSADIALKPDGKPVTAEEQKQLNLYQLTYAEIKKFDVGSKPHPQFGQQQKFPAYKPLLANLIDSVNTYAKAKGIPLPLFNIEIKSMPTTDGVYHPEPKEFVELVLTVCKAKNLGKQLTIQSFDVRPLQLIHKQSPEIPLSYLTANAKSLADNLATLGFTPHAYSPYYKTVTAEVVKACHQQGMVIIPWTVNSKVDIDSLIQLGVDGIISDYPNLFL
- a CDS encoding DUF1800 family protein, whose product is MENTDTQVQLEPFRAKWTADDVKHLLRRTMFGAKPDDVSHIQTLSLRKALNELLADEPAPTPPINNYNDDKFTDDEIMPGETWTTSINYDGMNNGRRKNSFKAWWLGLMLSQTPTLREKMVVFWHNHFVTETNMVDNALMCYRNNALIRTHALGNFKDLVKAMTKDPAMLKYLNGTSNNKKAPDENYGRELQELFTVGKGPGSHYTEADVKAAAKVLTGFRNDTTTFVSLFDPGRHDSSDKVFSDFYQNTTIKGRRGPEGEQELDDLLTLIFAQDEVARFICRKLYRYFVYHQIDTDTEATIITPLAAVFRKNNYEIKPVLRDLLGSQHFFAATNRGALIKSPLDYTVGLCREYGITFPDATNYTDQYGLWLAIQNQTASMQQNIGDPPNVAGWPAYYQEPMFDKLWVNSDTLPKRNVFSDNMTNGNIGRNGKKLMIDVVAFTQSLPNPADPVALIDDAVRRLYAIELPDKDKQYIKTSILLSGLQGGMSDHYWTQAWQNLTVTPDDAANKTNVIKKLKSLYKYLMNLPQYQLT